agcaccatcctcatcctcatcctcctcctcctcctcgtcttctgAAACCTCACCACCGAGCTTCTTGAGTTGTTCCTATACACCAGCACACAAAGAATGTCAGTCTACGTCATCTTCTTGAAGTCCCAAGGGTACTTTAGTTGAAAGGGTTTTGCTTACCTTATATTTCtgcctcttttcttccaaaTCATcaaacagcaacagcaaatcGTCCCTCTCGCTCTGTGCGTTCTTGATTTCTTCATCTAGCTTCTCTTTTACCTCCTTCACTTGGTTGGtggcctccttcttggcctcctcaaCTGCCTTGGCCACCGCCTCGGCTACGGCCTTTGCAACGGcttcttccctctctttttcGAGTTGCTTCCGCATTTGGGCCAGTtcgtcttccttttctttctggaGACGGGTTTCGATTTcgctggctgctgctgccgccttCGCCGCCGCTTCGGCCTCAATAGCAGCCGCTTTTTCGGCTCCGGTAGCTGCGTCAGCCTCAGCCTCAGCCTCGGCCTTGTCGTTGTTTTTGGCAGTTTCAACTTCCTTCCTAATTTCCTCCACTGCCTTCTGGaccgcctcctctttttctttctccatcCCCTCCAACCTCTCTTTCATACTCAccatctccctctctttATCTTTCAAGGCCTTCTCCACCTCCGCAACcgcatcctccttctccttcaatAATCGTTctgcctcctccctctcctctatTACCCCCTTCAGCCTCTGTTCAAGCTCTTCCACCCTTTCACCAGTGCTCTTAACCGTCTTCTCAGCCTCAGCGAGCTTCCTCTCTGCGGTGCTCAAAGCTTCATCGGTCTTGGTCAGACGGGTCTCCAAGTCCTTGAGCTTGTTCTCGCCGTCGGTCCGGGCCTTGTTCGCTTTCATCAAATCAACCTCCATCCGACTTATCGTTGCCTTCAAATCGGCTTTGTCGGCCTCGAACCGGCGCGCCGCACGCTCAGTTTCTTGCTCGGCGGTTTTGCGGGCGGTTTCGATTTGCTGGCTGTGGTCGCGCTGGAGGGCATCAAGCTTGGCCTGGTGCTCGCGCTGCAGAGACTCAAGCTGGGTGGCTTGCTCTCTCCGGACAGCTTCAACCTGCTTGGTCAGCTCGTCTTCCTTATTCTTGGCTTCGCGGCGGGCAGTCTCGATTTGTTGTTGGAGTTGGGATTCCTTGGTGCGGTACTCCTTGGCGAGTTTGTTCAACTCTTGCTCGTGAGCACGCTGGAGACCGTCATTGACGGTTTTGAGTCTGGCTGCTTCTGCTCGCGAGCGCTGATGCTCGGCTTGCTCTTTAGCCAGGTTCTGCTTGAGTGTCGCGACGAGCGCTTCAATGTTCTGGATCGCGTGGTCTTTGGCGCCCAGCTGCACGCGCATGTGCTCGACGGCTTCGTTGGCGCGGTGTACGTCGGACGCGGATTGTTCCTTGGTGCGTCGGTGGTCTGCTTGTTCCTGCCCCAGCTGCGAGGTCAGGCTGGCTTTCTCAGCGGCGAAGTCCTCGAGTGCTCGGTCCTTCTCCTCAAGCTGGGCGCGCAGGGAGTCGACGAGCTCGCGCGAGATGCCCTTTTGTACGCCGTTGGTAATGACGGAGATCTCGAGCCCGGGGTCGCGGTCGATGGCCCGAATAATACGGCTGTAGTTATCCTTGAAGAATTCGACAAAGGTGTCGTCTAGGTACACGTCGGGGAGCTTCTGGTCGAGACTGAGGTCGAGTTTTTGGGGAAGAATCTCGTAGTCCCTCATCAAGGGGTAGGAGCGTAGTCTGGTCAGCTTGTCCACGTAGCGATCGCGGCCCATGCGGGACATGACCATCTCGCGCACCTTGGCGCGTGGGACGGGAGAGTCTTTGGTTGAAAACTCATACACGACACCAATTAGCATGGCGCTGAGGCCCTGCACGATGATGTCGCCGTTGGGGTTCTCCACCGCCGCTTGGATGAGCCCCTGGAGGTTGGTGAACTCCCCTAGGAAATCGTTAACCGCGTCCAGGTCCTCAAATAG
The Neurospora crassa OR74A linkage group II, whole genome shotgun sequence DNA segment above includes these coding regions:
- a CDS encoding intracellular protein transporter UsoA, with the translated sequence MFSTITAAPAKQSVSETIAVLSGRLNTATLLEDRRAAILGLRSFSKQYPASVASGALRSLIGSLSRDGEDVDTVKVVLETLLMLFSPNEDSPEASEEIALWLADEFTQRQENITLLLDLLDTTDFYSRLYSLQLLSHIHFARTERTEECVLVAPLGIPRLVAVLDDRREAVRDAAISLLIDLTAESVDIQKLVAFEKGFERIFEIITNEGGLVEGARVVEDCLILLANLLRLNASNQSNVREMGFIARLAHLLRSAYKGSTDGEEVAQWAEEQRNRNIYALLALIRLFLVPGAAGTPANQIAFLNDRVLENTLQLGFTYGVDLPIRAEALAACADMIRGNARLQERFAGQEVPSPLANPAMNGQGPHSNGVPKVYVIDGLLDLILAVNSLMEFDLRMAACNCLKAYFNNHEEIRKHFLTRAIQGHKMQADELTNIFTTLLQPVPEQVTADPYRYWFAAVLMLHLVHENPTTKHLAMEVTEGDEASGEEVVTSIQTVASHLLRSVARNDDPRVIIGYLMLLLCWLFEDLDAVNDFLGEFTNLQGLIQAAVENPNGDIIVQGLSAMLIGVVYEFSTKDSPVPRAKVREMVMSRMGRDRYVDKLTRLRSYPLMRDYEILPQKLDLSLDQKLPDVYLDDTFVEFFKDNYSRIIRAIDRDPGLEISVITNGVQKGISRELVDSLRAQLEEKDRALEDFAAEKASLTSQLGQEQADHRRTKEQSASDVHRANEAVEHMRVQLGAKDHAIQNIEALVATLKQNLAKEQAEHQRSRAEAARLKTVNDGLQRAHEQELNKLAKEYRTKESQLQQQIETARREAKNKEDELTKQVEAVRREQATQLESLQREHQAKLDALQRDHSQQIETARKTAEQETERAARRFEADKADLKATISRMEVDLMKANKARTDGENKLKDLETRLTKTDEALSTAERKLAEAEKTVKSTGERVEELEQRLKGVIEEREEAERLLKEKEDAVAEVEKALKDKEREMVSMKERLEGMEKEKEEAVQKAVEEIRKEVETAKNNDKAEAEAEADAATGAEKAAAIEAEAAAKAAAAASEIETRLQKEKEDELAQMRKQLEKEREEAVAKAVAEAVAKAVEEAKKEATNQVKEVKEKLDEEIKNAQSERDDLLLLFDDLEEKRQKYKEQLKKLGGEVSEDEEEEEDEDEDGAEDED